The Salmo salar chromosome ssa04, Ssal_v3.1, whole genome shotgun sequence genomic sequence AGTCTAGTAGTGTCTTAGTTTTAGGATATGTCCTAAGACAGGGGGTTTGACCCAGATGGAGTTGTGAGGTATTGTTACAGAACCATATGCAATCAAAATGTTACTGTAAAATTTAAGAGGGTGGGgatatcctatagtatagatccTTTACTTATAGTGTAGCCGTCTCTCGAATGTGGGATCTTTTTCCCTCATTCAAATAATGTATAGCTGTTACTGCTATCGTCGTTTTCTATGCTGTATGTATCCTGCAGTGTTTCATCTGTATATATACTCACTTTTTTTATATCTTCACTATTTGATTTGACTTCACGAACAGACTCTGTCCGAAGCCGTAGTCAAAGTGGTTATCCCAACAGAAaggtacacactctctctccattcttactactactgctactacgacTGACCAGCCGTTCTCACAGACAGAACACAGTGTTAGAGGACAGAGGCCCTGGTGTACTGTTCCTGTGTACGTATGTGACCGACAGGAAGCCCCAGTCCTAAGTGTTATGTCTGTATGTACATGACTAATGGGAGAGGACAGCTGAGACCGTAACACTGTTTTTGTGCTTTTCTCCCTACGTGTCTCATAGTTTGTCCTGTTCTAACATTGGTCTGCATTAAGCCATCTTGTTGACAACATGGCCTATATTCAGGGAATTGGTAACCCCTGCTGCTTAGGACTGGGGGCCCTGTATATGACTAGTAGAGGGGCTGTGGTTCTCAGTTGAACATGGTTAAAGTGAGTCTCTGGCCTAGTAAGCAAAGCCGTCAGTGTTTATTAATTAATGTTGTCCTCATTAGATTAGTAAATGACACCATTGTAATCCTCTGTCGGGAAAATAGATTGTTAGACTTAAGtgagtgttggagtcagtgagtcAGGCCTATATCCTGTCAAACATACTGGCACTAACTTCAGTGGCAACCTTGGTTCTTCCTATCTGGGTTGGCTGAGacactgcagacagatacagctagaagGCAGATGTGTTTTAGATTAAAGTCAGTAGTAAGTAATGTTGTCACTATCATATTGTCCCACTTTTTAATTTATACACTTAATATTTGGGGGAAGAAGAAACATTATTCTAGATACATGACAACGTCATGATCGCCTTCTGATGTAGCTGCGCACTAGGGACAGACAGTCTCCCCCActcactcctgtgtgtgtgtgtttgtttgcgtgCAGACCAACACACAACATATCCTCAACATTGCTGTGACAAATGATGGCAGAGGGACAGTGTtatagaagagagacagaggttaaGGGGCTTAGTGCTAGTGTGCAGTGAGAGCTTTGACATGGCCACTGGTCTGAATGAGGGGGGGGGACAAGTCACAGCGTCTggtctctcatcccctctccttttACTCCACAGGAATCTGTTGGGCCTCATCCACAGGATGATAGAGTTTGTGGTGCGTGAGGGACCCATGTTTGAAGCCATCATTATGAGCAAAGAGAAGAACAACCCTGACTTCAGGTAAGGCGCCATTGCTGAGCGTTCCCTTTCCCTCTCGTCCTATCAATGATCATATATATTTTGAAACTAACCTTTTAAACTATTGATGATTTCAGGTTCCTGTTTGACAACAAAAGCCAAGAGCAGGTGTACTACCGCTGGAAACTCTACTCCATTCTCCAGGTAGGTCATGCCCTTAATCTGACCTGGCTACACCCCTATGTCCAGGAGTCCATCTCCCTACTCTACTCACTGCTGTGCCTCAtctatgtccctctctccctccatccccaggGCGAGCCCCCCAGTGAGTGGAGGACCGCAGACTTCCGGATGTTCCGTGGGGGCTCCATCTGGAGGCCGCCCCTCCTGAACCCCTATCTCCATGGAGACGAGGAGGCGGGAGAGGAGGAACAGTCTCCCTCTCAGGAGGAGGAGCTGAAAAAGGGCCAGCTGAAGGCCGAGTGAGTGTAGCTGTACATACAGGGGCAGAGCGGGAGGTTTTGAGGCAGACTGGAGATAAAAGTGTTCTCTGAGGAATGTTATGGGAAAACTGACTGGTGAAAGTCAATGTTTTCTGGGCAACAAAACTTGTTTGTTTATTCcaggcacagagagagactggagacacTGCTGAGAGGGCTCACCCCTCGTAGGGAGGACGTTGGTGACGCAATGCTGTTCTGTCTGGAGAGAGCTGAGGCAGCGGAGGAGGTGGTGGGGTGCATCGCGGAGTCCCTGTCTCTCCTTCAGACACCCCTACAGAAAAAGGTCCCTCACCCACTTCCTGTACACGGGTCCATCCTATGAGTCTCGCATGTGCATGATCAACCACATTCACGTGACATGCTACTCACAATCGTCATGTCCATCTTTATTTCCACAGATTGCCAGACTGTACCTGGTATCCGACATCTTGTACAACTCCTGTGCCAAAGTTGCCAATGCATCTTATTATCGCAAATAGTAAGAAGTATTTTTTAGATAAGTCTGTAATTATAGAATACACACGCTCAGTGGTCATACTGTGTCCATCTGAGGGTTTTCACTGTTTCTTTGTTCCTTCAGTTTTGAAGCAAAATTGCCCCAGATATTTGGTGACATCAGTGATGCATATCGAAACATCCAAGCAAGACTACAAGCGGAACAATTCAAGGTAATAAGTGTAGTTTTAAAAAAATGACAATGCTTTATTATCCTTTTTCAAGcttgtgttttgttgttgccttTACCAGAGCAAATACATTAACACTCACCTATGTTTGTCTTTTCTCAGCAAAAGATAATGGGCTGTTTCAGGGTCTGGGAAGACTGGGCTGTCTACCCAGAGCCCTACCTGATCCAGCTGCAGAATATCTTTCTGGGTCTTGTCAAGGCAGGAGATGAAGTGATCGAGAGGGTAGAGGTGAGCTGGATCTCAGGACAGGACCCTTCCTGGACAAGACCTGGAAAATAGTTTTGATCAATGCCTATTTCACTGATGACTGCTACATTctctgatagtgtgtgtgtgtgtgttacaatgcagctagaagcagagctgaaTTTCGAGTCATTGGTTTATGTGGGTCTCTCACCTCAGGTGGTGTCTCCAGACCTGGATGGAGCTCCATTGGACGGGGCACCGTTAGATGGAGCTCCACTGGATGACCTCGACGGCTCGCCCCTGGCCTGGGACCCTGCCTCCCTGGATGGGGTGCCTGTTGACGACATTGACGGAGTTCCCCTGGGCGCTCCCATGGATGACATCGACGGAATGCCTTGTAAGTCAACCTGGCCGATTTATCTGTGAAAAACCATAAACAATGTATACGCTGTTGACTTGATGTTTTGTGTTTTCCAGTGGATGATCTGGCCCACTCCAAAGTGGCTCTGTCTAAATGGGAGAGGGTGGACGATGCTGAAGCTCTTCCACAAGGTACTGTACACGTTCAGCACTGCAAACCCCCACAATCACATCTCTACTCCTAACCCTCACTCTGCCTCTTCCTCTTTCAGCTAACACTGAATCCAAATGGGACAGTGTGGGAGAGCGATATTCTGGGGACAACCTGAATGTAAGGTAAGAACCTGGTGAAAGCCATCTCTAAAAGATGTTGACATTTTTGGGAAGGCAACTTTTTCCCGAGTTACCATCATTGTAGCCTGTCTTGCAGTAGATGGTAGAGTGGCTCTTCCTCATCTTCTCTCCCCCTGCAGTGCTAACACTAAGGAAGGAGATGGCGAATCAGAGGGTGACAGCAGCGATGATGACAGCCCATCGAAGTACGACAGTGCTGACTTCAAGAGCTCCCTCAGTAGTTTTGAGATGTCTGAGAGCAAGAGGAGCCGGCTGAGAGAGCTGGAGGCAAGCACACAGTCCACTGGCTCCAACACAGTACCACACCCAACCCACTGCAGTAGTAATTCAGTCTGTCCATAGCGGCCATCCGACAATACATAGGTCTTCTATAACGCTTTTCTAAAACCCAAATACGCTTGACTAATTCTGTTCTTGAAGGCAGTTGATTTGCCACTAATTTATGCACCAATTGGACCCACTGTTCTTAGTGTATATATAGTAACATACTATTGTCTTTGCTGCAGGTGAAGGTGATGCAGTTCCAGGATGAGCTGGAGACTGGGAAGAGGCCCAGGAAGTCCGGAATGAACGTGCAGAAACAGGTGGAGCACTACAGGAACAAGCTGCTACAGAAGGTGGGTCTCTAGTATGCTTATGTCATACAGGCCCTGCAGTTGTACATTTGACCCAATAACTCACCTGGCTGCAATTGATCCTCAGGAGTTTGATAAGGATGAccaggagaagaaagagagatccACGCCAAAGTCAAAAGACAGAtcaaagaaagaggagaggagagacaagacagaggagagcagtaaaggacgggagaaggagaagagtaaAAGGAGTCAAGACCGGGACAGGAGCAGGGACAGGGGACGTAGTAGAGACACAGAGGAACGGACACAGAAATACAGAGGACGTTCTCCCTCAAAGTAAGGCCTGTGTGAAATCACTTGTCTGTGTTCTATTTAATGTGTTCAGTATtccatgtatatatatttgtgcTGACTGTCCAACAGAACAAAGTCAAAGTCTCCCAAGAAGTCCAAGCGGTCCCGGTCGCCCTCGCCAGCCAggaagacgtggaggaggtctaGCTCCCGGTCACCACACCGCTCCCACAAAAAGACAAAGAAGAGCAAACACTGATCCAGAGGCCTGGACTCCATGCCTCTCCCCTTGACGCAGCAAGGCGACTCCCATGGACTGCCCTGCTCCACCAGTGATTACCATGACACAGCCCCACCACGCTCGTTTCCTCACAATGCCTCTGAACTGTCAGCTGTTTGTTCCCCCTTCGTACCGATATCCTGATTGCTGCAGTCAGGATTTGGCAAATTTTTTGTAAGATCACGTTTGAACATTATTTGTACAGTTCTTTGgttttgctgtttgtttttaAACCCCATTCAGATTATTGCGACTAGTCCCTGAGACGTCACAATAAATCACTATTGGCATTGTGTCCATTGTCCAGGGTCCAAGGTGGGGAATGAATTAGTGGAGGCTACCATTATTGAATCACGACATCTCCTGTCCAGTCATTCAGCCTTTCTAAACGGTTTTGAAAGTTTGCCTCAATATAAAAAGGTCATCTCATCTCAATGGAAAAAAACAGAATGAGTTCACTTTAACTGAGAATACCATTTACTTTATTAAGTGAATcataaacaatgtaaaaaaaaaaaaaaaagtggttcCATTTTATTATTCATTACACACTGACAGACGAATGAAAATTTGCAACCGTAATGATTGAGTTAGTGCTTAGTTAACAAATTTAAGACTGTCATTCCTGGCAAGGAGGAGCGCGGGGGTACTAGAAACGCAGTAAAGTTGAGTAAGACAGCGTACCCCTCACACTCTGACAAATAGCTTACATTAGTGTATTTTAACCATCCATCCCTCAGTTACCGGTCCTGCTTTACAGTCTGACCGTCTCACAAACCTGCTTTACTTCAAAAACACAGTGCACACTGGTTCTTTGTGTTAAAGAAAAACGTGACAGGACATCCGTGAGCTGCTTCCTCCATTTACAGTTCACTTCCTCAACCTTCCCTTCATCCTCTACTACAGGGTCCCTGTTCTCCGGAGGATAACTCCTCCCGGAGCACTCACCCGTAGGCGATTGGCCGGTTTTAGAAGCATTGGCAGGGCAGCGGGTTGCTCTGCCTCCATTGAAGGACTGTACACTGATGGCCAGATCAGTAAGGGTTCAGGGTGAAGTGTTCAGTACTTTTTTACATTGATGAAAACCTTAATGGCGCCAGTGAAGTCAGCAGAGAGCAGAACCTCTGTATGATCAGTCTTCAGAGCCCCTGTGGACGAGAAATACCCTGTTTAGCGTTGAAAACTACAAAGTTTCCCTATCAACTCCACTCATACCATCCATTGATCACTCTTAAAACAGCAGCATGGCTACCCCAGCActtttgttattgttttgtggACGAAACGGAGGTGAGGAGAGTTGGGCGGCAAGAAAAACATTTGCAGTacatattctgctgttctatAGCACATGTCAGAGTGTTTGTTTGCAGTAATATC encodes the following:
- the LOC106603104 gene encoding U2 snRNP-associated SURP motif-containing protein yields the protein MADKNGKKGKPVGVKRTLTKREQEDLKKKEQEKAADVFEEFLASFDSNDKSGVKTFVRGGIVNATKEEEAAEVKKSKLYRPNTKFTSVSQNVSPAHSSEVRRPIVKKKTEEKKKSNLELFKEELKQIQEEREERHKKKKNEPGGGYGDVDIPLTRRSIFDDDPATPNTTNLYIGCINPKMNEEMLCKEFGKYGPLASVKIMWPRSDEERTRVTNRGFVAFMTRKDAERALAALDGKTVMGFEMKLGWGKAVRIPPQPLYTPIGVLKISTPPPPSGLPFNAQPRDRFRNDFTKPWGRSKEEFDKTLSEAVVKVVIPTERNLLGLIHRMIEFVVREGPMFEAIIMSKEKNNPDFRFLFDNKSQEQVYYRWKLYSILQGEPPSEWRTADFRMFRGGSIWRPPLLNPYLHGDEEAGEEEQSPSQEEELKKGQLKAEHRERLETLLRGLTPRREDVGDAMLFCLERAEAAEEVVGCIAESLSLLQTPLQKKIARLYLVSDILYNSCAKVANASYYRKYFEAKLPQIFGDISDAYRNIQARLQAEQFKQKIMGCFRVWEDWAVYPEPYLIQLQNIFLGLVKAGDEVIERVEVVSPDLDGAPLDGAPLDGAPLDDLDGSPLAWDPASLDGVPVDDIDGVPLGAPMDDIDGMPLDDLAHSKVALSKWERVDDAEALPQANTESKWDSVGERYSGDNLNVSANTKEGDGESEGDSSDDDSPSKYDSADFKSSLSSFEMSESKRSRLRELEVKVMQFQDELETGKRPRKSGMNVQKQVEHYRNKLLQKEFDKDDQEKKERSTPKSKDRSKKEERRDKTEESSKGREKEKSKRSQDRDRSRDRGRSRDTEERTQKYRGRSPSKTKSKSPKKSKRSRSPSPARKTWRRSSSRSPHRSHKKTKKSKH